One stretch of Diabrotica undecimpunctata isolate CICGRU chromosome 5, icDiaUnde3, whole genome shotgun sequence DNA includes these proteins:
- the LOC140440743 gene encoding uncharacterized protein, translating into MTVIPKKRSYPKKTKGIHSSRNVSVKYRVKVNGDDIEICKKEFLAIHGISKKRIERLVHQNKEGASTPKSDERGKHDNNNKKIPEEHCEYVRQHINLIPKYTSHYSRQKNPTKVYLDSDISISSLYHDYYLEWCRQNNFVAVTQDKYRRIFCSEFNIGFNLPKSDTCKVCDSMNVKISNEADIEIAKTLKIDLELHQRRAQAMQDLMKKDTEEAKATGNAMVISFDLQQAMPVPNLTVGAAFYLRKAWVYNLGIHDCISGKAFMYMWPENIAKRGSDEIASILYNHFRTNRPTANKLIVYTDNCSGQNKNWSLICLWQQLTIEGIFTSIEHKYLVVGHTRLPCDRDFAVIEKYKRHRLKQVYTPDDWYEAVRKCKRKNCFEVIVLKQSDFFSFKELQSEITKKKPYR; encoded by the coding sequence ATGACAGTAATTCCAAAGAAGAGAAGTTACCCAAAGAAAACAAAAGGAATTCATTCGTCCAGAAATGTATCAGTTAAATATAGAGTCAAAGTAAATGGAGATGATATTGAAATTTGTAAGAAAGAGTTTCTTGCCATACACGGCATTTCAAAAAAACGTATTGAAAGACTGGTTCACCAAAATAAAGAAGGTGCGTCTACTCCAAAGTCAGATGAAAGAGGTAAGCATGACAACAACAACAAGAAAATACCAGAAGAACACTGTGAGTATGTTAGACAGCATATTAATTTGATACCAAAATACACAAGCCATTACAGCAGACAAAAAAACCCAACAAAAGTCTACCTAGATTCCGATATTTCAATTTCCAGTTTATATCATGATTATTATCTTGAGTGGTGCCGCCAAAATAATTTTGTGGCAGTAACCCAAGACAAATATAGGCGCATATTCTGCTCAGAATTTAATATAGGCTTTAATTTACCTAAGAGCGATACTTGTAAAGTATGTGATTCAATGAATGTGAAAATTAGTAATGAAGCTGACATAGAAATTGCAAAGACACTGAAAATTGATTTGGAGTTACATCAAAGACGTGCCCAGGCCATGCAGGATCTAATGAAAAAGGACACAGAAGAGGCTAAAGCCACGGGAAATGCAATGGTTATCAGCTTTGACCTACAACAGGCAATGCCAGTGCCAAATTTAACAGTGGGAGCAGCGTTCTATTTGAGAAAGGCATGGGTTTATAACCTCGGCATCCATGACTGTATTAGTGGAAAGGCTTTCATGTACATGTGGCCAGAAAACATTGCCAAGCGAGGTAGCGATGAAATTGCCAGCATTTTATATAACCATTTTCGAACTAATAGACCCACTGCTAATAAACTTATAGTGTATACAGATAACTGCAGCGGCCAAAACAAAAATTGGTCTCTAATTTGTTTATGGCAACAACTTACTATAGAAGGCATTTTCACTTCTATTGAGCACAAATACTTGGTAGTAGGGCATACGAGATTACCATGTGACCGTGACTTCGCAGTAATTGAAAAGTATAAGCGTCATCGATTAAAACAAGTGTATACTCCAGACGATTGGTACGAAGCAGTGagaaaatgtaaaagaaaaaactgctttGAGGTAATTGTATTGAAACAATccgactttttttcttttaaagaacTCCAAAGCGAAATTACGAAAAAAAAGCCATACAGATGA